In Dermacentor albipictus isolate Rhodes 1998 colony chromosome 6, USDA_Dalb.pri_finalv2, whole genome shotgun sequence, the following proteins share a genomic window:
- the LOC139060830 gene encoding solute carrier family 35 member G1-like translates to MAERPAQTHSLRRAIRSLHRRRPPEAHNSWSSFTELVDAEMTRRRAQPTESAVRIFEKNVNFFLGMFYATLNSALVGVISVLIKILYDVPTLQLTAMRLAGILVFSAPLVIHSGRNPLGHPSNRLYLVLRATAGLAGLYFRFWSMKLIPLSDVAVILASLPVFVTALARVFLNEPCGVTDTLILILTMGGLMMSAKIPLPFMQPAAARDAKLDPNKYKGLFFALLSTLFGAVKFLISRTVRYEHHSVTLFMYGLVGVIECVLLSPTEPYVLPRCGLGRVIFVSFTLLSFLEHMVLIKALQTENAGPVSVVIAAMDVVFMFAVELILFGNIPDKYSFTGATLVSVCVFLQMAKKTVVESHENSLFRKLFYWLAY, encoded by the coding sequence ATGGCGGAGCGGCCGGCCCAGACGCACAGCCTGCGACGAGCCATCCGCAGCCTCCACAGGCGCCGGCCGCCCGAGGCCCACAACTCGTGGTCCAGCTTCACCGAGCTCGTGGACGCCGAGATGACGCGGCGCCGCGCCCAGCCCACCGAGTCCGCCGTGCGGATCTTCGAGAAGAACGTCAACTTCTTCCTGGGCATGTTCTACGCGACGCTCAACAGCGCCCTCGTGGGCGTCATCTCGGTGCTCATCAAAATTCTCTACGACGTGCCGACCCTCCAGCTGACGGCCATGCGGCTGGCGGGCATACTCGTCTTCTCCGCGCCGCTCGTCATCCACAGCGGCAGGAACCCGCTCGGCCACCCTTCCAACAGGCTCTACCTCGTGCTCAGGGCCACGGCGGGACTGGCGGGGCTGTACTTTCGCTTCTGGTCCATGAAGCTCATCCCCCTGTCCGACGTGGCGGTCATCCTCGCCAGCCTGCCCGTCTTCGTCACGGCCCTGGCGCGCGTGTTCCTCAACGAGCCGTGCGGCGTCACCGACACCCTGATACTGATCCTCACCATGGGGGGCCTCATGATGTCCGCCAAGATCCCGCTGCCCTTCATGCAGCCCGCCGCTGCCCGGGACGCCAAGCTGGACCCGAACAAGTACAAGGGCCTGTTCTTCGCCCTCCTGTCGACGCTGTTCGGCGCCGTCAAGTTCCTCATCAGCCGGACGGTGCGCTACGAGCACCACTCGGTGACGCTCTTCATGTACGGGCTCGTCGGGGTCATCGAGTGCGTCCTGCTGTCGCCCACGGAGCCGTACGTGCTGCCCCGCTGCGGACTCGGACGCGTCATCTTCGTCTCGTTCACGTTGCTCAGCTTCCTGGAGCACATGGTGCTCATCAAGGCGCTCCAGACGGAGAACGCGGGACCCGTGTCCGTCGTCATCGCGGCCATGGACGTCGTGTTCATGTTCGCCGTGGAACTGATACTGTTCGGCAACATCCCGGACAAGTACAGCTTCACGGGCGCCACGCTGGTGTCCGTGTGCGTCTTCCTGCAGATGGCCAAGAAGACGGTGGTAGAATCGCACGAGAACTCGCTCTTTAGAAAGTTGTTTTATTGGCTTGCCTATTGA